The Pseudonocardia broussonetiae DNA segment CTCCAGTTCGTGGGGACGATGGCGGCGCTCTACCTGCCCAGCCTCAACGCCGCGATCATCGACCAGGGCATCGCCCGGGGCGACACCGGCTACATCGTCACCACCGGCGGCTGGATGCTGCTGGTGACGCTCGTGCAGATCGTCTGCTCGGTCGCCGCCGTCTGGTACGGCGCGCGCACCGGGATGGGCTTCGGCGCCGACGTCCGCGCCGCGCTGTTCCACCGCGTCGGCGGCTTCTCCGCCCGCGAGGTCAACCGCTTCGGCGCCCCGTCGCTGATCACCCGCACCACGAACGACGTGCAGCAGGTGCAGATGCTCGTGCTGCTGTCCTGCACGATGCTCGTCACCGCGCCGATCATGTGCGTGGGCGGGGTGTTCATGGCGCTGCGCGAGGACGTCGGCCTGTCCTGGCTGGTGGCGGTCTGCGTGCCGGTGCTCGTCGTCGCCATCGGGCTGATCATCGTGCGGATGGTGCCGCGGTTCCGCGTCATGCAGGTCCGGATCGACGCGGTCAACCGCGTGCTGCGCGAGCAGATCACCGGCATCCGCGTGGTGCGCGCGTTCGTCCGCGAGCCGGTCGAGACCGAGCGGTTCGCGCGCGCCAACCACGACCTGACCGACGTCGCCACCAGCGCCGGACGGCTGCAGGCGCTGATCTTCCCCGTCGTCATGCTGGTGCTCAACGTGTCGAGCGTCGCGGTGCTGTGGTTCGGCGCCGAGCGGATCGACGCCGGGCAGATGCAGATCGGGGCGCTCACCGCGTTCCTGCAGTACCTCCTGCAGATCCTGATGGCCGTCATGATGGCCACCTTCATGGCGATCATGATCCCGCGCGCCGCCGTGTGCGCCGACCGCATCGGCGAGGTGCTCGACACCGACTCCTCCGTCGGGCCGCCGCGCAAGGCCGTGGTCCCGGAGCGCACCGACGGCGTCGTCGAGTTCGTCGGGGCCGGCTTCCGGTACCCCGGCGCCGCCGCGCCGGTGCTGTCCGACGTCTCGGTCACGGCGCTGCCGGGGCAGACGACGGCGGTGATCGGCAGCACCGGCGCCGGCAAGACGACGCTGCTGTCGCTGGTGCCGCGGCTGTTCGACGTCACCGCGGGCGCGGTCACCGTCGACGGCGTCGACGTCCGCGAGATGGACCCGGAGGTCCTCTGGTCGCGGATCGGGCTGGTGCCGCAGCGGCCCTACCTGTTCACCGGCACCGTCGCGAGCAACCTGCGCTACGGCGAGCCCGACGCCACCGACGACGACCTGTGGTCCGCGCTGGAGATCGCGCAGGGCGCCGACTTCGTCCGGGGGATGGAGGGCGGGCTCGACGCGCCGATCTCGCAGGGCGGCACCAACGTCTCCGGCGGGCAGCGCCAGCGGCTCGCGATCGCCCGCGCGCTGGTCCGGCGCCCGGAGATCTACCTGTTCGACGACTCGTTCTCCGCGCTCGACCTCGCCACCGACGCCCGCCTGCGCGCCGCGCTCAAGCCGGTCACCGCGGCGGCGACGGTGGTGATCGTCGCGCAGCGCGTGTCGACGATCGCCGACGCCGACCGGATCGTCGTCCTCGAGGACGGTGCGGTGGTCGGGGTCGGGCGGCATGAGGAGCTGCTCGAGACCTGTCCCACCTACGTCGAGATCGTGCAGTCCCAGCTGAGCGTGGAGGCCGTGGCATGAGCGCGCCGGCGAAGGACAGTGCCGAGCAGGACAGGCCCAAGCAGGACGTGGAGACGGCCGAGGCGGCGCGCGGGATGGCCGCGCAGCGCCGGGGCGGCGGCCCGCCGTGGGGCGCGGTCGGGCAGCCGGGGGAGAAGCCGTCGGACTTCCTGCCGTCGCTGAAGCGGCTCGCGCGGCGGCTCTCGCCCGAGCGGACGGGCGTCGTCGCGGTGCTGGTGCTGTGCGTCGTCAGCGTCGCGCTCAACGTGATCGGGCCGTTGCTGCTCGGTCGGGCCACCGACGTCATCTTCGCGGGCGTCATCGGGCGCACGCTGCCCGCGGGCATCAGCGCGGAGCAGGCGGCCGAGGGCGCGCGCGCCGCGGGCGACACGACCACGGCGAACCTCATCGCGGCCCAGGACATCGTGCCCGGCGCCGGGATCGACTTCACCGCGCTGTCGATGGTGCTGCTCGGCGTCATCGCGCTGTACCTGGCGGCGTCGGTGTTCGGCTACGCGCAGGGCTACCTGCTCAACGGCATCGTCCAGCGCACGATCTACCAGCTGCGCCGCGAGGTCGAGGACAAGATCCACCGTCTGCCGCTGCGCTACGTCGACTCCCAGCAGCGCGGCGAGGTGCTCAGCCGCGCCACCAACGACATCGACAACGTCTCCACGAGCCTGCAGCAGACGCTGAGCCAGCTGCTGACGTCGCTGCTCACCGTCATCGGGGTGGTGGTGATGATGTTCGTGGTGTCGCCGCTGCTCACCCTCGTCGCCCTGGTGACGATCCCGGTCTCGCTGTGGCTGACGAAGGCGATCACGCAGCGCTCGCAGCCGCAGTTCGTGGCCCAGTGGCGCCACACCGGCCGGCTCAACGGGCTGATCGAGGAGGCCTTCACCGGCCACGAGCTCGTGCGGGTGTTCGGCCGGACCGCGGAGGTGGAGCGGCAGTTCGCCGAGCGCAACGACGACCTGTTCGGCGCCAGCTTCCGCGCCCAGTTCATCAGCGGGATCATCATGCCGGCGATGATGTTCGTCGGGAACCTGAACTACGTCGTCGTCGCCGTCATCGGGGGGCTGCGGGTGGCGTCGGGGACGATGAGCCTGGGCGACGTGCAGGCCTTCATCCAGTACTCGCGGCAGTTCACGCAGCCGCTGACGCAGGCGGCGTCGATGGCGAACGTGCTGCAGTCCGGGGTGGCATCGGCGGAGCGGGTGTTCGAGCTGCTCGACGCACCCGAGCAGTCGCCCGACCCGGCGGTGCCGTCCACGCGTAGCGAGCGCCGCGGGCGGGTGGCGTTCGAGCACGTCGACTTCCGCTACCTGCCCGACACCCCGCTGATCGAGGACCTGTCGCTGGTCGCCGAGCCGGGCCAGACCGTCGCCATCGTCGGTCCGACCGGGGCGGGGAAGACGACGCTGGTCAACCTCGTCCTGCGGTTCTACGAGCTCGACGCCGGACGGATCACGCTCGACGGCGTCGACATCGCCACGATGGCGCGGGCCGACCTGCGCTCCGGGATCGGGATGGTCCTGCAGGACACGTGGCTGTTCGGCGGGACGATCCGCGACAACATCGCCTACGGCAACCCGTCGGCGACGCCGGAGCAGGTGCTCGACGCGGCGCGCGCCACCTACGTCGACCGGTTCGTCCGCAGCCTGCCCGACGGCTACGACACCGTGATCGACGAGGAGGGCTCCAACGTCTCGGCGGGGGAGAAGCAGCTCATCACGATCGCGCGGGCGTTCCTCGCCGACCCCTCGCTGCTCATCCTCGACGAGGCGACCAGCTCGGTCGACACCCGCACCGAGGTGCTGGTGCAGCGGGCGATGGCGGCGCTGCGCGGCTCGGGTTCGGACAGCGCCCGCACGAGCTTCGTCATCGCCCATCGCCTCTCCACGATCCGCGACGCCGACCTCATCCTCGTGATGGAGGCGGGCCGGATCGTCGAGCAGGGCACGCACGAGCAGCTGCTCGCCGCCCGCGGCGCGTACTGCGCGCTCTACAACGCCCAGTTCGCCGCGGCGGCGGCGGACCTGTGACGGGAGGACCCGCATGCTGCTCGACGGTGTGAACCACATCGCCTGGATCTCCAAGGACGTGGCGAGGCTGGGCCGCTTCTACGCCCAGGTGTTCGACGCGGAGGTGGGCCCGACCCGCCCGCACGGCGAGGAGCCGGGCGAGACGATGACGACGATCCGCATCGGCCCGCGCACCGAGCTGAACATCGTGACGATCGAGGGCAGCACGGAGCCCGACCGGCAGACCCCGATGTGGGGGCGGGGTCGGATCGACCACGTGGGGCTCGGGGCGGCGACGGCGGAGGCGTTCGAGACGATCCGGCACCGGTTGGTGGAGGCCGGGGCGAGCGACGGGCACGTCAACGACTTCGGTGGGGCGCTGAGCCTGTTCTTCCGCGATCCCGACGGGTTGGAGGGGGAGGTGCTGCTGCCGAAGGGGTAGCCGCGCTCGGTGTGGGATCGGGCCGGGGGCCGGGGCCGGGGGTCGCGTACCGCGGAACGCGGCCGGCTCGCACACAGGGTGCGGTGGTCGCACACAGGGCCGGCCCTGTGTGCGAGCTGCGGGAGGTGTGTGCGAGCGGGGCGGGGCCGGTCGGAACCGCGGGAGGTCGCCGACCAGGCGCCCGTGGCGGTGTCCTGCCGGGGCGAGGTGGCGGTGCGGGCGGCCCGGCGGATCGCGTTCCGCGGAACGCGGGCGCTCGCGCACAGGTTGCGGTGGCGGCACACAGGCCGGGGCCTGTGTGCGAGCCCGAAAGGTGTGTGCGAGCGGGGGCTGTGCCGCGGGAGGCCGCCGCCCGGGCGCACCGTCGGGGTGCTGCCGGGGCTCGGGCTGCGGAGCGGCCGTTGCGTTCCGCGGAACGCTTCTGGGTGGGCCGGTCGGGCGGCTACCGGTTTCGGGACGACGGTGAGGTCGGGGCGAAGGACGGTGCGATGGGAGCCGGGCCGGGGCGCCACCGCGGTCTCGCGTTCCGCGGAGCGCCGCGGGTCCGCGGAGTGGTTCGCGCACCGTCGCGCGACCCGCGCACCGGCCGGCCTCGTGCGCGCGTCCCGCCGAGCGCGAACGACTGCTGGGTCTGCAGTTCGTGGAGTGCGCCGCACGCCCAGCGCCATCCCGCCCCGCCTGGCGGCACTGAGCCGCGAGATCGGTGCGGGAACCGCGTTCCGCGGAACGCAGATCCGACGTCCAGCCGTGTGCACCGCGTTCCGCGGAACGCGGATCCAGCGCTCCGCCGGCTGCACCGCGTCCCGCGGAACACCGAGCCGGACGCCGCCGGTCGCCACATCGCGTTCCGCGGAACGCTGCGCCGGCCCACCTGCCCAACTCCACGCATCCCACCGCCGCTCCGGCGAGCACCCCACCGCCACCGCCACCAGGACAGCGGTGCGCACTGCGTTCCGCGGAACGCTCCCCACCGCCCCCGCACCGCCCCCGCACCGCCGCGTCCGGCCCCCCGCCCCGCGGACGGGCACCATGGAGGGGAGGTCCCGATCTGCGGGGCCGCACATCGGGGGTACCGCACATGTCGCAGCCGTTCGGGGGCGGGCTCGGCCCGCTGGAGGGCCTGGTCGGGGGGCTGCTGCGCAGCCTGGAGGAGCAGCTGTCCGACGGCCTGCGCGACGACCGGCCCGACGAGGAGCGCAGCAGCCCGTTCGGCGTGCCGCGCGAGGACGCTCCCCGGACGGGGACGAGCGAGCGGCCCCGCGCCCGCACCCCGCAGCTCGACCGCCACGGCCGCGACCTCACCGACGCCGCCCGCCGCGGCCTGCTCGACCCGGTGATCGGGCGGGAGGACGAGGTCGACCAGGTGCTCGAGGTGCTGGGGCGGCGCACCAAGAACAACCCGGTGCTCGTCGGGGACCCCGGCGTCGGCAAGACCGCGATCGTCGAGGGCATCGCGCAGCGCGTCGCCGACGGGGAGGTGCCGCCGGCGCTGCGCGGCGTGCGGGTCGTCGCGCTGGACCTGGCCGGGATGGTCGCGGGCACCCGCTACCGCGGCGACTTCGAGCAGCGCGTCACCGCCGTCGTCAACGAGGTGGTGGCGGCGCGGCGGTCGGTCGTGCTGTTCGTCGACGAGGTGCACGCCGTCGTCGGCGCGGGCTCGGCCGAGGGCGGGGCGCTGGACGCCGCCACGATCCTCAAGCCGGCGCTGGCCCGCGGCGAGCTGCAGCTCATCGGCGCCACCACCGCCGAGGACCACCGCCGCCACATCGCCCGGGACGCCGCACTGGAGCGCCGGTTCGAGCCCGTCCACGTCGCCGAGCCGACCCCCGCCCAGACCCTGGAGATCCTGCGCGGGCTGCGCGCCCGCTACGAGCGCCACCACGGCGTCACCATCACCGACGGGGCGCTGGAGGCCGCCGTGCGGCTGTCGGCGCGCTACGTCCCCGACCGCTTCCAGCCCGACAAGTCCATCGACCTGGTCGACCGGTCCGCCGCGCGGCTGAGCCTGCGCGGTGCGGCGGGAGAGGGGACGGGGCGGGAGCTCACCGCCGACGCGATCGCCGACGCCGTGGCCCGCAGCACCGGCATCCCCAGCGCCCGCCTGCGCGACGGCGAGGCCGCGGAGCTGCTCGACCTCGACGAGCGCCTCGCGCGCCGGGTCGTCGGCCAGGCCGAGGCGGTCGCCGCCGTGGCCGATGCGGTGCGCCGCAGTCGCGCCGGGCTGGCGTCGCCGGAGCGGCCGGTGGGGTCGTTCCTGTTCCTGGGCCCGACCGGCGTCGGCAAGACCGAGCTGGCCCGCGCGCTGGCCGAGGCGCTGTTCGGCACCGAGGACCGGATGGTGCGCCTGGACATGAGCGAGTACGGCGACCGCTCCGGCCTCACCCGCCTGCTCGGCGCCCCGCCCGGGCACGTCGGCTACGACGACGCCGGGCAGCTCACCGAGGCCCTGCGCCGCCACCCGTACACGGTGCTGCTGTTCGACGAGGTCGAGAAGGCGCACCCGGACGTGCTGGCCGTCCTGCTCCAGCTGCTCGACGCCGGGCGCCTCACCGACTCGCACGGCCGCGTCGCCGACGCCAGCCACGCGGTCGTCGTGCTGACCAGCAACCTCGGCGCGGCGACGCTGCTGTCCGGGCGCCCCGTCGACGACGTGCGCGAGGAGGTGCTGGCCGAGGCCCGGCTGCGGCTGGCGCCCGAGCTGGTCGGGCGCGTCGACGAGGTCGTGCCCTTCGCCGCGCTCACCCCCGCCGACCTCGCGCGGATCACCGGGCTGCTGCTGGGCGCCACCCGCGACCGCCTGGCCGAGCAGGGACTGGAGCTGGCCGTCTCCGACGCGGCGGTCGCCTGGCTGGCCGCGCGCGGGCACCGTCCCGAGCACGGCGCCCGCCCGCTGCGCCGCACCATCGCCCGCGAGCTCGACCGCCCGCTGTCCCGGCTGCTGCTGGCCGGGCGGGTGCCGCCCGGCAGCACCGTGCGCGTCGACGCCCCCGACGACGACGGCGCGGCCCTGCTGCTCTCGACGGGCCGCCTCACGAAGGACTGAGAAACACCGCGCGCGGCGGTGTCCCCGGCTGGCACCCTGACGGCCGTGAAGCTGGCCGAGGGACTCGCGCTGCGCGCCGACGCGCGGCGCCGCGTCGAGCAGATGCGCGCGCGGATCGCCGCGAGCGCGCAGTACCAGGAGGGCGAGGAGCCCGCCGAGGACGCCGCCGCGCTGCTGGTCGAGGCCGAGGCGGCGCTCGACGAGCTGCAGTCGATGATCCGGCGCGTCAACCGCACGAACGCCGCCGCCGACCTGGGCGAGGACGGCACCATGACCGACGCCCTCGCCCGCCGCGACGTCCTGCGCCTGCGCCACGCCCTGCTGGGCGACGCCGCCGACGCGGCGTCGGGCGGCGGGCACGGCTACCGCCAGCTGCGCTCGGAGCTGCGCCGGCTCTCGGCGCTGCCGGTGGCCGAGCTGCGGTCGCGCGCCGACCGCGTCGCCCGGGACGTCCGCGAGCTCGACACCCGCATCCAGCGCGCCAACTGGGAGGTCGACCTGCTCGACTGAACGACCCCCGGACGGAGACGGGGGCGGGGACGCGGGAGCAGGTAGCCCGCGGGGGAGCGGGCACACGCCGCGGGCCGGCGGCTCATCCGGCCCACCTGGGTGCGCGAGGGGCAGCGCAGGGAGTTCGACTCTCCCGATCACGGTGCAGCCCCGCACGTCGCACAGGTGATCCGTGCACCGCGCACGACGCACCACCGCGTGCCGGCCCCCGCGGGCGAGGGTGGGGACGGGGCACCCCGCGCCCGGGACGACAACCGGGACGAACGACGACCGGCACGACGACGAGAGGGGAGCACCGATGACTTCCGGCGGCGCGGACCGTCCCACCACCATGACCACCGCGACCACCCCGAGCACCGCGACCGCGAGCACCGGGAGCACCGGCACCGACCGGATCTTCCGGCACCTGCTGGCCGACACCCTGCTGGTGTCGGTCACCCACTTCACGGCGTGGTTCGCGATCACCTTCTACGTCTACCTGCAGACGCGGTCGGTCGTGGCGACAGGCGTCATCGCCGGGCTGTTCCTGGTGATGACCTCGCTGTCGGGCATCTGGTTCGGCAGCCTCGTCGACCACCACCGCAAGCGCACGGTGATGGTCATGTCGAACGCCGTGTCGCTGGTGCTCTACGCCGCCGCGTTCGTGCTGTACCTCGTCGTGGGCGACGCCGCCCTCACCGACCCGACCTCGCCCGTGCTCTGGGGGCTCGTGCTGCTCGTGATGAGCGGCGTGATCGTGGGCAACCTGCGGGCGATCGCGCTGTCGACGGCGGTGACGCTGCTGGTGCCCGCCGAGCGCCGCGACCGGGCCAACGGTCTGGTCGGCACCGCGTCGGGCGTGTCGTTCCTGGTCACGTCCGTGATCAGCGGCCTGCTCGTGGGTCTGTCCGGCATGTTCCACGTGCTCGTGCTGGCGCTCGTCGTCGTC contains these protein-coding regions:
- a CDS encoding ABC transporter ATP-binding protein, with protein sequence MLIRLLREYLRPYRRPLVAVVVLQFVGTMAALYLPSLNAAIIDQGIARGDTGYIVTTGGWMLLVTLVQIVCSVAAVWYGARTGMGFGADVRAALFHRVGGFSAREVNRFGAPSLITRTTNDVQQVQMLVLLSCTMLVTAPIMCVGGVFMALREDVGLSWLVAVCVPVLVVAIGLIIVRMVPRFRVMQVRIDAVNRVLREQITGIRVVRAFVREPVETERFARANHDLTDVATSAGRLQALIFPVVMLVLNVSSVAVLWFGAERIDAGQMQIGALTAFLQYLLQILMAVMMATFMAIMIPRAAVCADRIGEVLDTDSSVGPPRKAVVPERTDGVVEFVGAGFRYPGAAAPVLSDVSVTALPGQTTAVIGSTGAGKTTLLSLVPRLFDVTAGAVTVDGVDVREMDPEVLWSRIGLVPQRPYLFTGTVASNLRYGEPDATDDDLWSALEIAQGADFVRGMEGGLDAPISQGGTNVSGGQRQRLAIARALVRRPEIYLFDDSFSALDLATDARLRAALKPVTAAATVVIVAQRVSTIADADRIVVLEDGAVVGVGRHEELLETCPTYVEIVQSQLSVEAVA
- a CDS encoding ABC transporter ATP-binding protein, with translation MSAPAKDSAEQDRPKQDVETAEAARGMAAQRRGGGPPWGAVGQPGEKPSDFLPSLKRLARRLSPERTGVVAVLVLCVVSVALNVIGPLLLGRATDVIFAGVIGRTLPAGISAEQAAEGARAAGDTTTANLIAAQDIVPGAGIDFTALSMVLLGVIALYLAASVFGYAQGYLLNGIVQRTIYQLRREVEDKIHRLPLRYVDSQQRGEVLSRATNDIDNVSTSLQQTLSQLLTSLLTVIGVVVMMFVVSPLLTLVALVTIPVSLWLTKAITQRSQPQFVAQWRHTGRLNGLIEEAFTGHELVRVFGRTAEVERQFAERNDDLFGASFRAQFISGIIMPAMMFVGNLNYVVVAVIGGLRVASGTMSLGDVQAFIQYSRQFTQPLTQAASMANVLQSGVASAERVFELLDAPEQSPDPAVPSTRSERRGRVAFEHVDFRYLPDTPLIEDLSLVAEPGQTVAIVGPTGAGKTTLVNLVLRFYELDAGRITLDGVDIATMARADLRSGIGMVLQDTWLFGGTIRDNIAYGNPSATPEQVLDAARATYVDRFVRSLPDGYDTVIDEEGSNVSAGEKQLITIARAFLADPSLLILDEATSSVDTRTEVLVQRAMAALRGSGSDSARTSFVIAHRLSTIRDADLILVMEAGRIVEQGTHEQLLAARGAYCALYNAQFAAAAADL
- a CDS encoding VOC family protein, with product MLLDGVNHIAWISKDVARLGRFYAQVFDAEVGPTRPHGEEPGETMTTIRIGPRTELNIVTIEGSTEPDRQTPMWGRGRIDHVGLGAATAEAFETIRHRLVEAGASDGHVNDFGGALSLFFRDPDGLEGEVLLPKG
- a CDS encoding ATP-dependent Clp protease ATP-binding subunit gives rise to the protein MSQPFGGGLGPLEGLVGGLLRSLEEQLSDGLRDDRPDEERSSPFGVPREDAPRTGTSERPRARTPQLDRHGRDLTDAARRGLLDPVIGREDEVDQVLEVLGRRTKNNPVLVGDPGVGKTAIVEGIAQRVADGEVPPALRGVRVVALDLAGMVAGTRYRGDFEQRVTAVVNEVVAARRSVVLFVDEVHAVVGAGSAEGGALDAATILKPALARGELQLIGATTAEDHRRHIARDAALERRFEPVHVAEPTPAQTLEILRGLRARYERHHGVTITDGALEAAVRLSARYVPDRFQPDKSIDLVDRSAARLSLRGAAGEGTGRELTADAIADAVARSTGIPSARLRDGEAAELLDLDERLARRVVGQAEAVAAVADAVRRSRAGLASPERPVGSFLFLGPTGVGKTELARALAEALFGTEDRMVRLDMSEYGDRSGLTRLLGAPPGHVGYDDAGQLTEALRRHPYTVLLFDEVEKAHPDVLAVLLQLLDAGRLTDSHGRVADASHAVVVLTSNLGAATLLSGRPVDDVREEVLAEARLRLAPELVGRVDEVVPFAALTPADLARITGLLLGATRDRLAEQGLELAVSDAAVAWLAARGHRPEHGARPLRRTIARELDRPLSRLLLAGRVPPGSTVRVDAPDDDGAALLLSTGRLTKD
- a CDS encoding DIP1984 family protein — translated: MKLAEGLALRADARRRVEQMRARIAASAQYQEGEEPAEDAAALLVEAEAALDELQSMIRRVNRTNAAADLGEDGTMTDALARRDVLRLRHALLGDAADAASGGGHGYRQLRSELRRLSALPVAELRSRADRVARDVRELDTRIQRANWEVDLLD